In Streptomyces sp. TS71-3, the following proteins share a genomic window:
- a CDS encoding Stk1 family PASTA domain-containing Ser/Thr kinase, protein MSQDGAQGRYAGRAIAGGRYQLRDLLGEGGMASVHLAYDAVLDRQVAIKTLHTELGREQAFRERFRREAQAVAKLTHTNIVSVFDTGEDVLEGVGATPYIVMEYIEGRPLGSVLEEDIRQYGAMPADKALKITGDVLAALEISHEMGLVHRDIKPGNVMMTKRHVVKVMDFGIARAMQSGVTSMTQTGMVVGTPQYLSPEQALGRGVDARSDLYSVGIMLFQLVTGRLPFDADSPLAIAYAHVQEEPVAPSSINRSLPPAVDALVARALRKNPNERFPSAETMRDECLRVAQSLQPSAPSIVPGAPSASGQGVGSAVFPPVDQGTPAPTGPVQTPYQPGPYGAPGAGYGYPQQGGYQTPTPSVGAPGGPGMYGGQTPPPYTQPMGAQAGAPKGARKSSTWVVVVCVALAVLSIGGLVTALTLNHNNDDGDGGKGGAQAGKTASAVPGHRGPDLTKTIDTDKCTDPQESYNDPDKVQMPDFQFRNWKSVQACLQAAGWHYTTTMVDENVYGQDSVMHQFPEAGTDVDPKNPGSIQLDISTGNPA, encoded by the coding sequence ATGAGCCAGGACGGCGCACAGGGCCGGTATGCGGGGCGTGCCATCGCGGGCGGGCGGTACCAGCTCCGCGACCTGCTCGGCGAGGGCGGCATGGCCTCCGTGCACCTGGCGTACGACGCCGTGCTGGACCGCCAGGTCGCCATCAAGACCCTGCACACGGAGCTGGGCCGCGAGCAGGCGTTCCGCGAGCGGTTCCGCCGCGAGGCGCAGGCAGTGGCGAAGCTCACGCACACCAACATCGTCTCGGTCTTCGACACCGGCGAGGACGTCCTCGAAGGCGTCGGCGCCACCCCGTACATCGTCATGGAGTACATCGAGGGCCGCCCGCTCGGCTCGGTCCTCGAAGAGGACATACGGCAGTACGGCGCGATGCCCGCCGACAAGGCCCTGAAGATCACCGGCGACGTCCTCGCGGCGCTGGAGATCAGCCACGAGATGGGCCTCGTGCACCGGGACATCAAGCCGGGCAACGTGATGATGACCAAGCGCCACGTCGTCAAGGTCATGGACTTCGGCATCGCGCGCGCCATGCAGTCCGGCGTCACCTCGATGACCCAGACCGGCATGGTCGTCGGCACCCCCCAGTACCTCTCGCCCGAACAGGCCCTCGGCCGCGGCGTCGACGCCCGCTCCGACCTCTACTCGGTCGGCATCATGCTCTTCCAGCTGGTCACCGGCCGGCTCCCGTTCGACGCCGACTCCCCGCTGGCGATCGCGTACGCGCACGTGCAGGAGGAGCCGGTCGCGCCGTCCTCGATCAACCGCTCGCTGCCCCCGGCGGTGGACGCGCTGGTCGCCCGCGCGCTGCGGAAGAACCCGAACGAACGCTTCCCGAGCGCCGAGACGATGCGCGACGAGTGCCTGCGCGTCGCGCAGTCGCTCCAGCCCTCCGCACCGAGCATCGTGCCGGGCGCACCGTCGGCGAGCGGGCAGGGTGTGGGCTCCGCGGTCTTCCCGCCCGTCGACCAGGGCACCCCGGCACCCACGGGGCCCGTCCAGACCCCGTACCAGCCCGGTCCGTACGGCGCCCCCGGCGCGGGGTACGGCTACCCGCAGCAGGGCGGCTACCAGACCCCGACGCCGTCCGTGGGGGCCCCGGGCGGTCCGGGCATGTACGGCGGGCAGACCCCGCCACCGTACACCCAGCCGATGGGTGCGCAGGCCGGCGCCCCCAAGGGCGCGCGCAAGAGCAGCACGTGGGTGGTCGTCGTCTGCGTCGCCCTCGCGGTGCTCAGCATCGGCGGCCTGGTCACGGCCCTCACGCTCAACCACAACAACGATGACGGTGACGGTGGCAAGGGCGGCGCCCAGGCGGGCAAGACCGCGTCGGCGGTCCCGGGACACCGCGGCCCGGACCTGACGAAGACCATCGACACCGACAAGTGCACCGACCCGCAGGAGTCGTACAACGACCCCGACAAGGTCCAGATGCCGGACTTCCAGTTCAGGAACTGGAAGTCCGTCCAGGCGTGCCTCCAGGCCGCCGGGTGGCACTACACGACGACCATGGTCGACGAGAACGTCTACGGCCAGGACTCGGTCATGCACCAGTTCCCGGAGGCGGGCACGGACGTCGACCCGAAGAACCCGGGCAGCATCCAGCTCGACATATCCACCGGCAACCCGGCGTGA
- a CDS encoding bacterial proteasome activator family protein produces the protein MEKPRNERSQESPKVLVVGQDGMALGGGDNEDSREVSVTDQVEQPAKVMRIGSMIKQLLEEVRAAPLDEASRQRLKEIHSSSVKELEDGLAPELVEELERISLPFTDGTTPTDAELRIAQAQLVGWLEGLFHGIQTTLFAQQMAARAQLEQMRRALPPGVVPAGEDGDEQRTGGRSGGPYL, from the coding sequence ATGGAGAAGCCGAGGAACGAAAGGTCGCAGGAGAGCCCCAAGGTTCTGGTAGTGGGCCAGGACGGGATGGCGCTCGGCGGCGGAGACAACGAGGACTCCCGCGAGGTCTCGGTTACGGATCAGGTGGAGCAGCCCGCCAAGGTCATGCGCATCGGCAGCATGATCAAGCAGCTCCTGGAGGAGGTGCGTGCCGCTCCCCTCGACGAAGCGAGCCGGCAGCGCCTCAAGGAGATCCACTCCAGTTCCGTGAAGGAGCTCGAGGACGGTCTGGCGCCGGAGCTGGTGGAGGAGCTGGAGCGCATCTCCCTGCCGTTCACCGACGGCACCACGCCCACCGATGCGGAACTGCGCATCGCGCAGGCCCAGTTGGTCGGCTGGCTCGAAGGCCTCTTCCACGGGATCCAGACCACGCTGTTCGCCCAGCAGATGGCCGCGCGCGCCCAGCTCGAGCAGATGCGCCGCGCGCTGCCGCCCGGCGTCGTCCCCGCCGGCGAGGACGGCGACGAGCAGCGCACCGGCGGCCGCTCGGGCGGCCCGTACCTGTAG
- a CDS encoding protein kinase, which yields MAQTQRAQGPSDPEATGGGMSDAPEMWGNGGLIGDGRYRLTHRLGRGGMAEVFAAEDVRLGRTVAVKLLRADLAEDPVSKARFTREAQSVAGLNHHAVVAVYDSGEDVVAGNTVPYIVMELVEGRTIRDLLLNAEAPGPEQALIIVSGVLEALAYSHQHGIVHRDIKPANVIITSTGAVKVMDFGIARALHGAQQTMTQTGMVMGTPQYLSPEQALGKTVDHRSDLYATGCLLYELLALRPPFTGETPLSVVYQHVQDPPVPPSRTSGEVPPELDGLVMRSLAKEPDDRFQTAEEMRGLAQYALQMLYEHGGHTGTWNTGPVDVHEGGNTPAMGLAGTTALPHPGEHGTTQVPVMPPRGPGDGHGGRGRRNTKAWLFAVLAVLVVVAGVVFALQQAGGGSDTPSTHNTPSDTQSTDDRQPSQPQDDQNSDDATQPGSGSDGGSEFTPSSPETSGDQSNPTPSDSAPSGRPSQTHQKPPVSQKPTDNPPTPSDEPSSEPPGPTGGTGGTDEPGGPGQG from the coding sequence ATGGCACAGACGCAGCGCGCCCAGGGCCCGTCCGACCCCGAGGCGACTGGCGGTGGAATGTCAGATGCGCCGGAGATGTGGGGAAACGGCGGCCTTATCGGGGACGGCCGGTACCGGCTGACACACAGACTCGGCCGCGGCGGCATGGCCGAGGTCTTCGCCGCCGAGGACGTCCGCCTCGGCCGCACGGTGGCCGTCAAGCTGCTCCGGGCCGACCTCGCCGAGGACCCGGTCTCCAAGGCCCGCTTCACGCGCGAGGCGCAGTCGGTGGCCGGCCTCAACCACCACGCGGTGGTCGCGGTCTACGACTCCGGCGAGGACGTCGTCGCCGGGAACACGGTCCCCTACATCGTCATGGAGCTCGTCGAGGGCCGCACGATCCGGGACCTGCTGCTGAACGCCGAGGCGCCGGGACCCGAGCAGGCGCTGATCATCGTCTCCGGGGTGCTGGAGGCGCTGGCGTACTCCCACCAGCACGGCATCGTGCACCGCGACATCAAGCCCGCGAATGTGATCATCACCAGCACCGGCGCGGTCAAGGTGATGGACTTCGGCATCGCCCGCGCGCTGCACGGCGCGCAGCAGACGATGACCCAGACCGGCATGGTCATGGGCACGCCCCAGTACCTCTCTCCCGAGCAGGCGCTCGGCAAGACCGTCGACCACCGCTCCGACCTGTACGCGACGGGCTGCCTGCTCTACGAACTTCTCGCGCTCCGCCCGCCGTTCACCGGCGAGACCCCGCTGTCCGTGGTCTACCAGCACGTCCAGGACCCGCCGGTGCCGCCGTCGCGGACCTCCGGCGAGGTGCCGCCCGAGCTGGACGGCCTCGTGATGCGCTCGCTGGCGAAGGAGCCGGACGACCGGTTCCAGACGGCCGAGGAGATGCGCGGCCTCGCGCAGTACGCGCTCCAGATGCTCTACGAGCACGGCGGCCACACCGGCACCTGGAACACCGGCCCCGTCGACGTGCACGAGGGCGGCAACACCCCGGCCATGGGCCTCGCGGGCACCACCGCGCTGCCGCACCCCGGCGAGCACGGCACCACCCAGGTCCCGGTCATGCCGCCGCGCGGGCCGGGCGACGGGCACGGCGGCCGGGGCAGGCGGAACACCAAGGCGTGGCTGTTCGCGGTGCTCGCCGTCCTGGTGGTCGTCGCGGGCGTCGTCTTCGCGCTCCAGCAGGCGGGCGGCGGCTCCGACACGCCCTCCACGCACAACACGCCGTCCGACACGCAGAGCACCGACGACCGGCAGCCCAGCCAGCCCCAGGACGACCAGAACTCGGACGACGCCACGCAGCCCGGCAGCGGTTCGGACGGCGGCAGCGAGTTCACGCCCTCCTCGCCCGAGACGAGCGGCGACCAGAGCAACCCGACGCCCAGCGACTCCGCCCCGTCCGGCCGCCCCTCGCAGACCCACCAGAAGCCCCCGGTGTCCCAGAAGCCCACCGACAACCCGCCCACGCCCAGTGACGAGCCGAGCAGCGAGCCGCCCGGCCCGACGGGCGGCACCGGCGGCACGGACGAACCCGGCGGCCCCGGACAGGGCTGA
- a CDS encoding NAD(P)H-quinone oxidoreductase, whose amino-acid sequence MHAITIPKPGGPDALVWAEVPDPVPGEGEVLVEVVASAVNRADILQRQGFYDPPLGSLPYPGLECAGRIAAIGPGVSGWAVGDEVCALLAGGGYAEKTVVPSGQLLPVPPGTSLVEAAALPEVACTVWSNVFMVAHLRPGEVLLVHGGSSGVGTMAIQLAKAVGARVVVTAGSAEKLERCAELGADVLINYREQDFVAELHKATDDAGADVILDIMGAKYLERNVKALAVNGRLAIIGLQGGAKGELNLGALLGKRAAVTATSLRGRPVSEKAAIVAAVREHVWPLIGTGQVRPVIDRTLPMNEAPAAHRVLEESGHVGKVLLTL is encoded by the coding sequence ATGCATGCGATCACGATTCCCAAACCCGGTGGTCCTGACGCGCTCGTGTGGGCGGAGGTCCCCGATCCGGTGCCCGGTGAGGGCGAAGTGCTGGTGGAGGTGGTGGCCAGCGCGGTCAACCGTGCCGACATCCTCCAGCGGCAGGGCTTCTACGATCCCCCGCTCGGCTCCCTGCCGTACCCGGGTCTCGAATGCGCGGGCCGCATCGCCGCGATCGGCCCCGGCGTGTCCGGCTGGGCGGTCGGCGACGAGGTGTGCGCGCTGCTCGCGGGCGGCGGGTACGCGGAGAAGACCGTCGTGCCCAGCGGGCAGCTGCTCCCCGTGCCCCCGGGCACGAGCCTGGTCGAGGCGGCGGCGCTGCCCGAGGTGGCCTGCACGGTCTGGTCGAACGTCTTCATGGTCGCCCACCTGCGTCCGGGCGAGGTCCTGCTGGTGCACGGCGGTTCCAGCGGGGTCGGCACCATGGCGATCCAGCTGGCCAAGGCGGTCGGCGCGCGGGTCGTCGTCACGGCGGGCAGCGCGGAGAAGCTGGAGCGCTGCGCGGAACTCGGCGCGGACGTGCTGATCAACTACCGCGAGCAGGACTTCGTGGCCGAACTGCACAAGGCCACCGACGACGCGGGCGCCGACGTGATCCTCGACATCATGGGCGCGAAGTACCTCGAACGGAACGTGAAGGCGCTCGCGGTGAACGGCCGCCTCGCGATCATCGGTCTCCAGGGCGGGGCCAAGGGCGAGCTGAACCTCGGCGCGCTGCTCGGCAAGCGTGCCGCGGTCACGGCGACCTCGCTCCGCGGGCGCCCCGTGTCCGAGAAGGCGGCGATCGTCGCCGCGGTGCGGGAGCACGTCTGGCCGCTGATCGGCACCGGTCAGGTACGGCCCGTCATCGACCGCACCCTGCCGATGAACGAGGCGCCGGCCGCGCACCGGGTGCTGGAGGAGAGCGGGCACGTGGGCAAGGTGCTGCTGACGCTGTAG
- a CDS encoding dihydrolipoamide acetyltransferase family protein, giving the protein MPDVGEGLTEAEILKWYVQPGEAVSDGQVVCEVETAKAAVELPIPYDGVVRDLRFAEGTTVDVGQVIISVDVSGAAGPADGGAEPGTSGGAPAPEAPEAAGERQAVLVGYGVAQTSSKRRPRKSPVAAGAEAAGAALQAELNGQAPVDAAAPAGTAPAEAAAPAPPAAGPATAAAAPAAGSAVAGGRPLAKPPVRKLAKDLGVDLAGIVPSGPEGIITREDVHAAAAPAPEAAAPAPAPQAPAAPAGLGADTGEAAAAGPAFGARETRIPVKGVRKATAQAMVASAFTAPHVTEWVTVDVTRTMELVDELKRDAALYGLEGLRINPMLLIARALLVAIKRNPEVNASWDEERQEIVRKHYVNLGIAAATPRGLIVPNIKDAGAMALPELAQSLADLVSTAREGRTSPGAMQGGTVTITNVGVFGIDSGTPILNPGESAILAVGAIKLQPWVHEGEVVPRQVTTLALSFDHRLVDGELGSKVLADVAAVMEQPKRLISWG; this is encoded by the coding sequence ATGCCCGACGTGGGCGAGGGGCTGACCGAGGCCGAGATCCTGAAGTGGTACGTCCAGCCCGGGGAGGCCGTCTCGGACGGCCAGGTCGTCTGCGAGGTGGAGACCGCCAAGGCGGCCGTCGAGCTGCCCATCCCCTACGACGGCGTGGTGCGCGACCTCCGTTTCGCCGAGGGCACCACGGTCGACGTCGGCCAGGTGATCATCTCGGTGGACGTCTCCGGCGCGGCCGGTCCCGCGGACGGCGGAGCCGAGCCGGGCACCTCCGGCGGGGCGCCCGCTCCCGAGGCGCCGGAGGCCGCCGGGGAGCGGCAGGCCGTGCTGGTCGGGTACGGCGTGGCGCAGACCTCGTCGAAGCGGCGGCCGCGGAAGAGCCCCGTCGCCGCGGGGGCGGAGGCGGCCGGGGCGGCCCTCCAGGCCGAGCTGAACGGGCAGGCGCCGGTGGACGCGGCCGCTCCCGCGGGAACGGCACCCGCGGAGGCCGCGGCACCGGCTCCTCCGGCCGCCGGCCCCGCGACCGCGGCCGCCGCTCCCGCGGCGGGTTCCGCCGTGGCCGGTGGCCGGCCGCTTGCCAAGCCGCCGGTGCGCAAGCTCGCCAAGGACCTCGGGGTCGACCTCGCGGGGATCGTCCCGTCGGGTCCCGAGGGGATCATCACCCGTGAGGATGTGCACGCCGCGGCGGCCCCGGCTCCCGAGGCCGCGGCCCCGGCGCCCGCACCCCAGGCGCCCGCCGCGCCGGCCGGCCTCGGCGCCGACACCGGCGAGGCCGCGGCAGCCGGACCCGCCTTCGGGGCGCGGGAGACGCGGATCCCCGTCAAGGGCGTGCGGAAGGCCACCGCGCAGGCGATGGTCGCCTCCGCGTTCACCGCGCCGCACGTCACGGAGTGGGTGACCGTCGACGTCACCCGCACGATGGAACTCGTCGACGAACTGAAGCGCGACGCCGCGCTGTACGGCCTGGAGGGGCTCCGGATCAACCCGATGCTGCTGATCGCCAGGGCGCTGCTGGTGGCGATCAAGCGCAACCCCGAGGTGAACGCCTCCTGGGACGAGGAGCGCCAGGAGATCGTCCGGAAGCACTACGTGAACCTCGGCATCGCGGCGGCCACCCCCCGTGGCCTGATCGTCCCCAACATCAAGGACGCGGGCGCCATGGCGCTGCCCGAGCTGGCGCAGTCCCTGGCCGACCTGGTGAGCACGGCCCGCGAGGGCCGTACGTCACCGGGCGCGATGCAGGGCGGCACGGTGACCATCACCAACGTCGGCGTCTTCGGCATCGACAGCGGAACGCCGATCCTCAACCCCGGCGAGTCCGCGATCCTCGCGGTCGGCGCGATCAAGCTCCAGCCGTGGGTGCACGAGGGCGAAGTGGTGCCCCGCCAGGTGACGACACTCGCCCTCTCCT
- the pdhA gene encoding pyruvate dehydrogenase (acetyl-transferring) E1 component subunit alpha, with amino-acid sequence MTVESTAARKPRKSTGAKKPPGDAPDPDLIQLLTPEGRRITPSKGSRGARASRTPDSPTPEELAEYIADLTADDLRGFYRDMVLTRRFDAEATVLQRQGELGLWASLLGQEAAQIGSGRATREDDYVFPTYREHGVAWCRGVDPTNLLGMFRGVNHGGWDPASNNFHLYTIVIGSQALHATGYAMGVAKDGADSAVIAYFGDGASSQGDVAEAFTFAAVYNAPVVFFCQNNQWAISEPTARQTRVPLYQRAQGFGFPGVRVDGNDVLACLAVTKWALERARSGEGPTLVEAFTYRMGAHTTNDDPTRYRDAEEYASWEAKDPIGRLRSHLESEHHTDEGFFAELETESEALGRRVREVVRSMPDPDHLAMFEHVYADGHALVDEERAQFAAYQASFADADETAATEGSR; translated from the coding sequence GTGACCGTGGAGAGCACTGCCGCGCGCAAGCCGCGCAAGAGCACAGGGGCGAAGAAGCCGCCGGGCGACGCGCCCGACCCCGACCTCATCCAGCTGCTGACTCCCGAGGGCAGGCGGATCACCCCCTCGAAGGGCTCCCGCGGCGCGCGGGCCTCCCGCACCCCGGACAGCCCCACGCCCGAGGAGCTCGCCGAGTACATCGCCGACCTCACCGCCGACGACCTGCGCGGCTTCTACCGCGACATGGTGCTGACCCGCCGCTTCGACGCCGAGGCCACCGTCCTCCAGCGGCAGGGCGAACTGGGTCTGTGGGCCTCGCTGCTCGGCCAGGAGGCCGCCCAGATCGGCTCGGGCCGCGCCACCCGCGAGGACGACTACGTCTTCCCGACCTACCGCGAGCACGGTGTCGCCTGGTGCCGCGGCGTCGACCCGACGAACCTGCTCGGCATGTTCCGCGGGGTGAACCACGGCGGCTGGGACCCCGCCAGCAACAACTTCCACCTCTACACGATCGTCATCGGCTCCCAGGCCCTGCACGCCACCGGCTACGCGATGGGCGTCGCCAAGGACGGCGCGGACTCCGCCGTGATCGCGTACTTCGGCGACGGCGCCTCCAGCCAGGGCGACGTCGCGGAGGCGTTCACCTTCGCCGCCGTCTACAACGCCCCCGTGGTGTTCTTCTGCCAGAACAACCAGTGGGCCATCTCCGAGCCCACCGCCCGCCAGACCCGGGTGCCGCTGTACCAGCGCGCCCAGGGCTTCGGCTTCCCCGGCGTGCGCGTCGACGGCAACGACGTGCTCGCCTGCCTCGCGGTCACCAAGTGGGCGCTGGAGCGGGCCCGCAGCGGCGAGGGCCCCACGCTCGTCGAGGCCTTCACCTACCGCATGGGCGCGCACACCACCAACGACGACCCCACGCGCTACCGGGACGCCGAGGAGTACGCCTCCTGGGAGGCGAAGGACCCGATCGGGCGCCTCCGCAGCCATCTGGAGTCGGAACACCACACTGATGAGGGATTCTTCGCGGAACTCGAAACGGAGAGCGAAGCGTTGGGCAGGCGAGTGCGCGAGGTGGTGCGGTCCATGCCCGACCCGGACCACCTCGCCATGTTCGAGCACGTGTACGCGGACGGCCACGCGCTCGTGGACGAGGAGCGCGCGCAGTTCGCCGCGTACCAGGCGTCGTTCGCCGACGCCGACGAGACCGCTGCGACCGAAGGGAGCCGGTGA
- a CDS encoding alpha-ketoacid dehydrogenase subunit beta — protein sequence MAVQKLPLARALNESLRIALETDPKVLLMGEDVGKLGGVFRVTDGLQKDFGEDRVIDTPLAESGIVGTAIGLALRGYRPVVEIQFDGFVYPAYDQIVTQLAKMHARALGKVKMPVVIRIPYGGGIGAVEHHSESPETLFAHVAGLKVVSPSTASDAYWMMQQAIQSDDPVIFFEPKRRYWDKGEVDMEAIPGPLHAARVVREGTQLTLAAYGPMVKVCMEAAAAAEEEGTSLEVLDLRSVSPIDFDAVQRSVEKTRRLVVVHEAPVFLGAGAELAARITERCFYHLEAPVLRVGGYHAPYPPARLEEEYLPGLDRVLDSVDRALAY from the coding sequence ATGGCGGTACAGAAGCTTCCGCTCGCGCGCGCGCTCAACGAGTCGCTGCGCATAGCGCTGGAGACCGACCCCAAGGTCCTCCTCATGGGTGAGGACGTGGGCAAGCTGGGCGGCGTCTTCCGGGTGACGGACGGCCTGCAGAAGGACTTCGGCGAGGACCGGGTGATCGACACCCCGCTCGCCGAGTCCGGCATCGTCGGCACGGCCATCGGCCTCGCCCTGCGGGGCTACCGCCCGGTCGTGGAGATCCAGTTCGACGGCTTCGTCTACCCGGCCTACGACCAGATCGTCACCCAGCTCGCGAAGATGCACGCGCGCGCTCTGGGCAAGGTCAAGATGCCCGTCGTCATCCGGATCCCCTACGGCGGCGGCATCGGCGCCGTCGAGCACCACTCCGAGTCCCCGGAGACCCTGTTCGCGCACGTCGCGGGCCTGAAGGTGGTCTCGCCCTCCACCGCGTCCGACGCCTACTGGATGATGCAGCAGGCCATCCAGAGCGACGACCCGGTGATCTTCTTCGAGCCCAAGCGGCGCTACTGGGACAAGGGCGAGGTCGACATGGAGGCCATCCCCGGCCCCCTGCACGCGGCCCGCGTGGTCCGCGAGGGCACGCAGCTCACGCTCGCGGCGTACGGCCCGATGGTGAAGGTCTGCATGGAGGCCGCGGCCGCCGCCGAGGAGGAGGGCACCTCCCTGGAGGTGCTGGACCTGCGCTCGGTCTCGCCGATCGACTTCGACGCCGTCCAGCGTTCCGTCGAGAAGACCCGCAGGCTCGTCGTCGTGCACGAGGCACCCGTGTTCCTGGGCGCCGGCGCGGAGCTCGCCGCGCGCATCACCGAGCGCTGCTTCTACCACCTCGAGGCGCCCGTGCTCCGGGTCGGCGGCTACCACGCCCCGTACCCGCCCGCACGCCTGGAGGAGGAGTACCTGCCGGGTCTGGACCGCGTGCTCGACTCCGTCGACCGCGCGCTGGCGTACTGA